Proteins found in one Triticum aestivum cultivar Chinese Spring chromosome 4D, IWGSC CS RefSeq v2.1, whole genome shotgun sequence genomic segment:
- the LOC123096198 gene encoding F-box/kelch-repeat protein At2g44130 — protein sequence MRNQKSRVQECKVEHIDLIPGMPDDVAVDCLARVPHASFRSMRGVCRGWNTAAAAPDFALARAEAGANEDLVYLLQFGNPAAADADGVAPENAQAYGVSVYNVTTGEWRREGAAPPVPMFAQCAAVGSRLAVLGGWDPKTFEPVADVHVLDASTGVWRRGAPMRSARSFFACAEAGGKIYVAGGHDKLKNALKTAEAYDAGADAWDPLPDMSEERDECDGMATVAGDRFLAVSGYRTGRQGGFERDAEWFDPASREWRRLERVRAPPSAAHVVVRGRVWCIEGTAVMEYRGERRSWREVGPSPPGLKAGTARAVAVGGGERVVVTGAIESEGGGTGHALWVFDVKSKNWTVVRPPPQFAGFVFSIGSVRV from the coding sequence ATGAGGAACCAGAAGAGCCGTGTCCAGGAGTGCAAGGTCGAGCACATCGACCTCATCCCGGGGATGCCGGACGACGTCGCCGTCGACTGCCTGGCGCGCGTCCCGCACGCCTCCTTCCGCTCGATGCGGGGCGTCTGCCGCGGCTggaacaccgccgccgccgcgccggacttCGCCCTGGCGCGCGCCGAGGCCGGCGCCAACGAGGACCTGGTGTACCTGCTGCAGTTCGGGAACCCGGCGGCCGCGGATGCGGACGGGGTCGCGCCGGAGAACGCCCAGGCGTACGGCGTGTCGGTGTACAACGTCACCACCGGGGAGTGGCGCCGCGAGGGCGCCGCGCCGCCCGTGCCGATGTTCGCGCAGTGCGCGGCCGTGGGGAGCCGCCTCGCCGTGCTGGGCGGGTGGGACCCCAAGACCTTCGAGCCCGTGGCGGACGTGCACGTGCTCGACGCGTCCACCGGCGTGTGGCGCCGCGGCGCGCCGATGCGGTCGGCGCGGTCCTTCTTTGCCTGCGCCGAGGCGGGCGGCAAGATCTACGTCGCGGGAGGCCACGACAAGCTCAAGAACGCGCTCAAGACGGCGGAGGCGTACGACGCCGGCGCCGACGCCTGGGACCCGCTCCCGGACATGTCGGAGGAGCGCGACGAGTGCGATGGCATGGCCACCGTCGCCGGCGACCGGTTCCTGGCCGTGAGCGGGTACCGCACGGGCCGCCAGGGCGGCTTCGAGCGCGACGCCGAGTGGTTCGACCCGGCGTCCCGCGAGTGGCGCCGCCTGGAGCGCGTGCGCGCGCCGCCGTCCGCGGCGCACGTGGTGGTGCGCGGCCGGGTGTGGTGCATCGAGGGCACGGCCGTGATGGAGTACCGCGGGGAGCGGCGCAGCTGGCGCGAGGTCGGGCCGTCCCCGCCGGGGCTCAAGGCCGGCACGGCGCGCGCGgtcgccgtcggcggcggcgagcgcgtgGTGGTGACCGGCGCCATCGAGTCCGAGGGAGGGGGCACCGGGCACGCGCTGTGGGTGTTCGACGTCAAGTCCAAGAACTGGACCGTGGTGCGCCCGCCGCCGCAGTTCGCCGGCTTCGTCTTCTCCATTGGATCCGTGCGCGTGTGA